The Deltaproteobacteria bacterium region ACCACCTGCGGCGATTGCGATGACCGTGTCGTCGGCGTCGATCTCGAGCGCGGTCAGCTCGGACCGTGTGTCCTCGTTGTCGGCGCTGTAGAGCGGGCGCCGCCGGTAGGCGTCGATCACGGTTCGCCAGGCTCCTCGCGCATCCGCTCGACAAGCTTGTAGAGGTCTTCGCCTGACTTCATGAGCCGCATGGTTGCGAAGACGCTGTCGGCGATCTTGGGGTCATCCTCGATGCGGTCGAACACGACCTCTGTCGAGGCCTCGCGGCCGTGTTGGTGAACCCACATGCTGGCCGGCTTCAAGTTCCCATTCGCCTCCTTCTCGATGCGGTCTCGTGCCAGCACGAGCGACTTGATGGGCTCGCTGGAGCTTGCGCCAAAGAGATCGAGGCGCAGGAGGGCCAAGCGCTCGCGCTCGACGATCGCGACTGCCTTCGAGTATTGAGAGTCTGGAGGCGTCCGAGCTTCGACGACATAGGCCGGCGCGTCTTGCTCGACCGTATCCGGAAGGCGCCGCAACTGGTAGCGCCTCCAGTCGTGGTGCTCGAGATCCTCGAAGGAGAGGTCACTCCCATAGAAGGAGTCGCCCTTGTGGCTGGCGAGGACCCGGCGCGGGCGCTGGAGGTCCCGCTGGTAGATCCAGGTGTCGTTGCGGCCATCCCCCTCC contains the following coding sequences:
- a CDS encoding outer membrane lipoprotein-sorting protein, which codes for MRFLAALIIGALALARTGLGAPEEIEDVTEPSAFEIVQTAFDRMFNYPSVRSVTLRIHRAGDRVTYRSFDVVYKKVDGRGRTLLRFTEPEYLRGSALLIIEEGDGRNDTWIYQRDLQRPRRVLASHKGDSFYGSDLSFEDLEHHDWRRYQLRRLPDTVEQDAPAYVVEARTPPDSQYSKAVAIVERERLALLRLDLFGASSSEPIKSLVLARDRIEKEANGNLKPASMWVHQHGREASTEVVFDRIEDDPKIADSVFATMRLMKSGEDLYKLVERMREEPGEP